A genomic stretch from Falco cherrug isolate bFalChe1 chromosome 1, bFalChe1.pri, whole genome shotgun sequence includes:
- the LRRC75B gene encoding leucine-rich repeat-containing protein 75B — protein MPGYKERSRQHALLPLSSPPSISQQQEPGGRRRLREKRQRELPSRWGGGCWGREPGKKKYRWGSAPPGAPGTTSRGARGAGAEPTGRGGTVPPPLPAPPPAQSPVPARSGERRGGIAAMGSRLSRQSSLEEESTEEPCAGRLEGGRGDFHLSSLLLHPQKLPGVLRKASPAPYVRRVGWLRAIQATIREHKREHAVHILRLLRKDLGLEGTFLNEVLYKNATFLNLVDPISHDLLMSLARDLQCPKKEYDPWKSSDRICRQLIYHLTPHSKWHRHGMPRRKSQVCLKTSLQKKVSQDSMDLSGIPLTMRDVHRMAYYLQNNGDHLTSVDLSFTELNDDMVRLLLPFLWALPKLTHLSLNGNRLTRATMKELTDTMKDMNKFPCLAWVDLGNNVDVSSMPQPLLVGLRKRLSQQTTLPTIYEALDCDSEISSGHEGSQPEDEAAGSTPPRAFSQQGCKR, from the exons ATGCCTGGATACAAGGAGCGGTCCCGGCAGCATGCGCTTCTTCCTTTGTCTTCTCcacccagcatctcccagcagcaggaaccCGGGGGGAGGAGGCGCCTCCGGGAGAAGAGGCAGCGGGAGCTGCCCAGCCgctggggaggtgggtgctggggcagggagccgGGCAAAAAAAAATACCGCTGGGGCTCTGCTCCTCCGGGAGCGCCGGGAACCACCAGCCGGGGAGCACGGGGAGCCGGGGCGGAGCCGACCGGGCGGGGCGGCACGGTCCCTCCGCCTCTCCCGGCACCTCCCCCGGCCCAGAGCCCGGTGCCCGCCCGGTCCGGAGAGCGGCGCGGCGGCATCGCGGCCATGGGCTCCCGGCTGAGCCGGCAGAGCAGCCTGGAAGAGGAGAGCACCGAGGAGCCCTGCGCCGGCAGGTTGGAGGGCGGCCGGGGCGACTTccacctctcctccctgctcctccacccGCAGAAGCTGCCCGGGGTGCTGCGGAAAGCCTCGCCGGCGCCCTACGTGCGGCGGGTGGGGTGGCTGCGGGCGATCCAGGCCACCATCCGGGAGCACAAGCGGGAGCACGCCGTGCACATCCTCAGGCTGCTGAGGAAG GACCTGGGACTGGAAGGAACATTCCTCAATGAAGTGCTATACAAAAACGCAACTTTTCTCAACTTGGTGGATCCCATCTCTCACGACTTGCTGATGAGCCTTGCTAGAGATCTGCAGTGTCCCAAAAAG GAATACGACCCCTGGAAATCCTCCGACAGGATCTGCAGGCAGCTGATTTACCACTTAACCCCCCACTCCAAATGGCACCGGCACGGCATGCCCCGGAGGAAGTCCCAAGTGTG CCTGAAGACCAGTCTGCAGAAGAAGGTGAGCCAGGACTCCATGGATTTGTCAGGGATCCCCCTGACCATGCGGGATGTCCACCGCATGGCCTACTACCTGCAGAACAACGGGGACCACCTCACCTCTGTGGACCTGAGCTTCACCGAGCTGAATGATGACATGGTgcgcctgctgctgcccttcctctGGGCACTACCCAAGCTCACTCACCTTTCCCTCAATGGCAACCGACTGACACGGGCAACCATGAAGGAGCTGACTGACACCATGAAGGACATGAACAAGTTTCCTTGCCTGGCCTGGGTTGACCTCGGCAACAATGTGGATGTCTCCTCCATGCCACAGCCACTGCTTGTGGGCCTGCGCAAGCGCCTCAGCCAGCAGACCACACTGCCTACCATCTATGAGGCACTTGACTGCGACTCAGAGATCTCCAGCGGGCACGAGGGCAGCCAGCCAGAGGATGAAGCAGCAGGAAGCACCCCACCACGTGCTTTttctcagcagggctgcaagAGGTGA